A single genomic interval of Lathyrus oleraceus cultivar Zhongwan6 chromosome 7, CAAS_Psat_ZW6_1.0, whole genome shotgun sequence harbors:
- the LOC127108102 gene encoding repetitive proline-rich cell wall protein 2 isoform X5, whose amino-acid sequence MASISFLGLFLFALFIIPRGFANYYKPPEYNPPVEKPPVYQPPVYKPPFEKPPIYHPPVEIPPIYKPPVEIPPIYKPPYENPPIYKPPIEQPPVYKPPVEKPPVYKPPVEEPPVYKPPVEKPPIYKPPVEQPPIYKPPVEKPPVYKPPVEKPPVYKPPVEKPPVYKPPVEKPPVYKPPVEKPPVYKPPVEKPPVYKPPVEKPPVYKPPVEKPPVYKPPVEQPPVYKPPVEKPPVYKPPVEKPPVYKPPVEKPPVYKPPVEKPPIYKPPVEKPPVYKPPVEKPPVYKPPVEKPPIYKPPVYQPPVENPPIYKPPIEKPPVYKPPVEKPPIYKPPPVEEPPIYKPPFEKPPIYKPPYEHPPIYKPPFEEPPFEKPPFEEPPVYKPPFEEPPVYKPPFEKPPHYPNYPPADDATRF is encoded by the exons ATGGCTTCTATAAGCTTCTTAGGGTTGTTCCTTTTTGCTTTGTTTATCATCCCTCGTGGTTTTGCCAACTACTATAAACCTCCTGAGTATAATCCACCGGTTGAAAAACCTCCAGTTTATCAACCACCGGTATATAAGCCGCCGTTTGAGAAGCCGCCAATTTATCATCCGCCAGTAGAGATACCGCCAATATACAAACCACCAGTAGAGATACCTCCGATTTATAAGCCACCATATGAAAACCCTCCGATTTATAAGCCACCAATTGAGCAACCTCCAGTGTACAAGCCACCCGTAGAGAAGCCACCTGTGTACAAACCACCAGTAGAGGAACCTCCGGTTTACAAACCGCCAGTCGAGAAGCCTCCAATTTACAAACCACCGGTTGAGCAACCACCTATATACAAACCACCAGTTGAGAAGCCTCCAGTTTACAAACCACCAGTTGAGAAGCCTCCGGTTTACAAACCACCAGTTGAGAAGCCTCCAGTTTACAAGCCACCAGTTGAGAAGCCTCCGGTTTACAAACCACCAGTTGAGAAGC CACCTGTATACAAACCACCAGTTGAGAAGC CACCTGTATACAAACCACCTGTTGAGAAGCCTCCAGTTTACAAGCCACCAGTCGAAAAACCACCGGTTTATAAGCCACCAGTTGAGCAACCACCTGTATATAAACCACCAGTTGAGAAGCCTCCAGTTTACAAACCTCCAGTAGAAAAACCACCTGTTTACAAGCCACCAGTAGAGAAGCCTCCAGTTTATAAGCCACCAGTAGAGAAACCACCTATCTATAAGCCACCAGTAGAAAAGCCTCCTGTCTACAAGCCACCAGTCGAAAAGCCACCCGTGTATAAGCCACCGGTTGAAAAACCTCCAATTTACAAACCACCTGTATACCAGCCCCCGGTTGAAAATCCCCCAATTTACAAACCACCTATAGAAAAGCCACCAGTGTACAAGCCTCCAGTTGAAAAGCCACCCATTTATAAACCTCCTCCGGTTGAAGAGCCTCCTATTTATAAGCCTCCCTTTGAGAAACCACCAATTTACAAACCTCCATATGAACATCCACCAATATACAAACCACCATTTGAGGAGCCTCCATTTGAAAAGCCACCATTCGAAGAGCCACCAGTTTACAAGCCTCCATTTGAGGAGCCACCAGTTTACAAGCCTCCATTCGAAAAACCTCCTCACTATCCAAACTACCCTCCTGCAGATGATGCTACTCGTTTCTAG
- the LOC127108102 gene encoding repetitive proline-rich cell wall protein 2 isoform X31, which translates to MASISFLGLFLFALFIIPRGFANYYKPPEYNPPVEKPPVYQPPVYKPPFEKPPIYHPPVEIPPIYKPPVEIPPIYKPPYENPPIYKPPIEQPPVYKPPVEKPPVYKPPVEEPPVYKPPVEKPPIYKPPVEQPPIYKPPVEKPPVYKPPVEKPPVYKPPVEKPPVYKPPVEKPPVYKPPVEKPPVYKPPVEKPPVYKPPVEKPPVYKPPVEKPPVYKPPVEKPPIYKPPVEKPPVYKPPVEKPPVYKPPVEKPPIYKPPVYQPPVENPPIYKPPIEKPPVYKPPVEKPPIYKPPPVEEPPIYKPPFEKPPIYKPPYEHPPIYKPPFEEPPFEKPPFEEPPVYKPPFEEPPVYKPPFEKPPHYPNYPPADDATRF; encoded by the exons ATGGCTTCTATAAGCTTCTTAGGGTTGTTCCTTTTTGCTTTGTTTATCATCCCTCGTGGTTTTGCCAACTACTATAAACCTCCTGAGTATAATCCACCGGTTGAAAAACCTCCAGTTTATCAACCACCGGTATATAAGCCGCCGTTTGAGAAGCCGCCAATTTATCATCCGCCAGTAGAGATACCGCCAATATACAAACCACCAGTAGAGATACCTCCGATTTATAAGCCACCATATGAAAACCCTCCGATTTATAAGCCACCAATTGAGCAACCTCCAGTGTACAAGCCACCCGTAGAGAAGCCACCTGTGTACAAACCACCAGTAGAGGAACCTCCGGTTTACAAACCGCCAGTCGAGAAGCCTCCAATTTACAAACCACCGGTTGAGCAACCACCTATATACAAACCACCAGTTGAGAAGCCTCCAGTTTACAAACCACCAGTTGAGAAGCCTCCGGTTTACAAACCACCAGTTGAGAAGCCTCCAGTTTACAAGCCACCAGTTGAGAAGC CACCTGTATACAAACCACCAGTTGAGAAGC CACCTGTATACAAACCAC CAGTTGAGAAGCCTCCAGTTTACAAACCTCCAGTAGAAAAACCACCTGTTTACAAGCCACCAGTAGAGAAGCCTCCAGTTTATAAGCCACCAGTAGAGAAACCACCTATCTATAAGCCACCAGTAGAAAAGCCTCCTGTCTACAAGCCACCAGTCGAAAAGCCACCCGTGTATAAGCCACCGGTTGAAAAACCTCCAATTTACAAACCACCTGTATACCAGCCCCCGGTTGAAAATCCCCCAATTTACAAACCACCTATAGAAAAGCCACCAGTGTACAAGCCTCCAGTTGAAAAGCCACCCATTTATAAACCTCCTCCGGTTGAAGAGCCTCCTATTTATAAGCCTCCCTTTGAGAAACCACCAATTTACAAACCTCCATATGAACATCCACCAATATACAAACCACCATTTGAGGAGCCTCCATTTGAAAAGCCACCATTCGAAGAGCCACCAGTTTACAAGCCTCCATTTGAGGAGCCACCAGTTTACAAGCCTCCATTCGAAAAACCTCCTCACTATCCAAACTACCCTCCTGCAGATGATGCTACTCGTTTCTAG
- the LOC127108102 gene encoding repetitive proline-rich cell wall protein 2 isoform X29 produces the protein MASISFLGLFLFALFIIPRGFANYYKPPEYNPPVEKPPVYQPPVYKPPFEKPPIYHPPVEIPPIYKPPVEIPPIYKPPYENPPIYKPPIEQPPVYKPPVEKPPVYKPPVEEPPVYKPPVEKPPIYKPPVEQPPIYKPPVEKPPVYKPPVEKPPVYKPPVEKPPVYKPPVEKPPVYKPPVEQPPVYKPPVEKPPVYKPPVEKPPVYKPPVEKPPVYKPPVEKPPIYKPPVEKPPVYKPPVEKPPVYKPPVEKPPIYKPPVYQPPVENPPIYKPPIEKPPVYKPPVEKPPIYKPPPVEEPPIYKPPFEKPPIYKPPYEHPPIYKPPFEEPPFEKPPFEEPPVYKPPFEEPPVYKPPFEKPPHYPNYPPADDATRF, from the exons ATGGCTTCTATAAGCTTCTTAGGGTTGTTCCTTTTTGCTTTGTTTATCATCCCTCGTGGTTTTGCCAACTACTATAAACCTCCTGAGTATAATCCACCGGTTGAAAAACCTCCAGTTTATCAACCACCGGTATATAAGCCGCCGTTTGAGAAGCCGCCAATTTATCATCCGCCAGTAGAGATACCGCCAATATACAAACCACCAGTAGAGATACCTCCGATTTATAAGCCACCATATGAAAACCCTCCGATTTATAAGCCACCAATTGAGCAACCTCCAGTGTACAAGCCACCCGTAGAGAAGCCACCTGTGTACAAACCACCAGTAGAGGAACCTCCGGTTTACAAACCGCCAGTCGAGAAGCCTCCAATTTACAAACCACCGGTTGAGCAACCACCTATATACAAACCACCAGTTGAGAAGC CACCTGTATACAAACCACCAGTTGAGAAGC CACCTGTATACAAACCACCTGTTGAGAAGCCTCCAGTTTACAAGCCACCAGTCGAAAAACCACCGGTTTATAAGCCACCAGTTGAGCAACCACCTGTATATAAACCACCAGTTGAGAAGCCTCCAGTTTACAAACCTCCAGTAGAAAAACCACCTGTTTACAAGCCACCAGTAGAGAAGCCTCCAGTTTATAAGCCACCAGTAGAGAAACCACCTATCTATAAGCCACCAGTAGAAAAGCCTCCTGTCTACAAGCCACCAGTCGAAAAGCCACCCGTGTATAAGCCACCGGTTGAAAAACCTCCAATTTACAAACCACCTGTATACCAGCCCCCGGTTGAAAATCCCCCAATTTACAAACCACCTATAGAAAAGCCACCAGTGTACAAGCCTCCAGTTGAAAAGCCACCCATTTATAAACCTCCTCCGGTTGAAGAGCCTCCTATTTATAAGCCTCCCTTTGAGAAACCACCAATTTACAAACCTCCATATGAACATCCACCAATATACAAACCACCATTTGAGGAGCCTCCATTTGAAAAGCCACCATTCGAAGAGCCACCAGTTTACAAGCCTCCATTTGAGGAGCCACCAGTTTACAAGCCTCCATTCGAAAAACCTCCTCACTATCCAAACTACCCTCCTGCAGATGATGCTACTCGTTTCTAG
- the LOC127108102 gene encoding repetitive proline-rich cell wall protein 2 isoform X40, with amino-acid sequence MASISFLGLFLFALFIIPRGFANYYKPPEYNPPVEKPPVYQPPVYKPPFEKPPIYHPPVEIPPIYKPPVEIPPIYKPPYENPPIYKPPIEQPPVYKPPVEKPPVYKPPVEEPPVYKPPVEKPPIYKPPVEQPPIYKPPVEKPPVYKPPVEKPPVYKPPVEKPPVYKPPVEKPPVYKPPVEKPPVYKPPVEKPPVYKPPVEKPPIYKPPVEKPPVYKPPVEKPPVYKPPVEKPPIYKPPVYQPPVENPPIYKPPIEKPPVYKPPVEKPPIYKPPPVEEPPIYKPPFEKPPIYKPPYEHPPIYKPPFEEPPFEKPPFEEPPVYKPPFEEPPVYKPPFEKPPHYPNYPPADDATRF; translated from the exons ATGGCTTCTATAAGCTTCTTAGGGTTGTTCCTTTTTGCTTTGTTTATCATCCCTCGTGGTTTTGCCAACTACTATAAACCTCCTGAGTATAATCCACCGGTTGAAAAACCTCCAGTTTATCAACCACCGGTATATAAGCCGCCGTTTGAGAAGCCGCCAATTTATCATCCGCCAGTAGAGATACCGCCAATATACAAACCACCAGTAGAGATACCTCCGATTTATAAGCCACCATATGAAAACCCTCCGATTTATAAGCCACCAATTGAGCAACCTCCAGTGTACAAGCCACCCGTAGAGAAGCCACCTGTGTACAAACCACCAGTAGAGGAACCTCCGGTTTACAAACCGCCAGTCGAGAAGCCTCCAATTTACAAACCACCGGTTGAGCAACCACCTATATACAAACCACCAGTTGAGAAGCCTCCAGTTTACAAACCACCAGTTGAGAAGC CACCTGTATACAAACCACCAGTTGAGAAGC CACCTGTATACAAACCAC CAGTTGAGAAGCCTCCAGTTTACAAACCTCCAGTAGAAAAACCACCTGTTTACAAGCCACCAGTAGAGAAGCCTCCAGTTTATAAGCCACCAGTAGAGAAACCACCTATCTATAAGCCACCAGTAGAAAAGCCTCCTGTCTACAAGCCACCAGTCGAAAAGCCACCCGTGTATAAGCCACCGGTTGAAAAACCTCCAATTTACAAACCACCTGTATACCAGCCCCCGGTTGAAAATCCCCCAATTTACAAACCACCTATAGAAAAGCCACCAGTGTACAAGCCTCCAGTTGAAAAGCCACCCATTTATAAACCTCCTCCGGTTGAAGAGCCTCCTATTTATAAGCCTCCCTTTGAGAAACCACCAATTTACAAACCTCCATATGAACATCCACCAATATACAAACCACCATTTGAGGAGCCTCCATTTGAAAAGCCACCATTCGAAGAGCCACCAGTTTACAAGCCTCCATTTGAGGAGCCACCAGTTTACAAGCCTCCATTCGAAAAACCTCCTCACTATCCAAACTACCCTCCTGCAGATGATGCTACTCGTTTCTAG
- the LOC127108102 gene encoding repetitive proline-rich cell wall protein 2 isoform X22: MASISFLGLFLFALFIIPRGFANYYKPPEYNPPVEKPPVYQPPVYKPPFEKPPIYHPPVEIPPIYKPPVEIPPIYKPPYENPPIYKPPIEQPPVYKPPVEKPPVYKPPVEEPPVYKPPVEKPPIYKPPVEQPPIYKPPVEKPPVYKPPVEKPPVYKPPVEKPPVYKPPVEKPPVYKPPVEKPPVYKPPVEQPPVYKPPVEKPPVYKPPVEKPPVYKPPVEKPPVYKPPVEKPPIYKPPVEKPPVYKPPVEKPPVYKPPVEKPPIYKPPVYQPPVENPPIYKPPIEKPPVYKPPVEKPPIYKPPPVEEPPIYKPPFEKPPIYKPPYEHPPIYKPPFEEPPFEKPPFEEPPVYKPPFEEPPVYKPPFEKPPHYPNYPPADDATRF; this comes from the exons ATGGCTTCTATAAGCTTCTTAGGGTTGTTCCTTTTTGCTTTGTTTATCATCCCTCGTGGTTTTGCCAACTACTATAAACCTCCTGAGTATAATCCACCGGTTGAAAAACCTCCAGTTTATCAACCACCGGTATATAAGCCGCCGTTTGAGAAGCCGCCAATTTATCATCCGCCAGTAGAGATACCGCCAATATACAAACCACCAGTAGAGATACCTCCGATTTATAAGCCACCATATGAAAACCCTCCGATTTATAAGCCACCAATTGAGCAACCTCCAGTGTACAAGCCACCCGTAGAGAAGCCACCTGTGTACAAACCACCAGTAGAGGAACCTCCGGTTTACAAACCGCCAGTCGAGAAGCCTCCAATTTACAAACCACCGGTTGAGCAACCACCTATATACAAACCACCAGTTGAGAAGCCTCCAGTTTACAAACCACCAGTTGAGAAGC CACCTGTATACAAACCACCAGTTGAGAAGC CACCTGTATACAAACCACCTGTTGAGAAGCCTCCAGTTTACAAGCCACCAGTCGAAAAACCACCGGTTTATAAGCCACCAGTTGAGCAACCACCTGTATATAAACCACCAGTTGAGAAGCCTCCAGTTTACAAACCTCCAGTAGAAAAACCACCTGTTTACAAGCCACCAGTAGAGAAGCCTCCAGTTTATAAGCCACCAGTAGAGAAACCACCTATCTATAAGCCACCAGTAGAAAAGCCTCCTGTCTACAAGCCACCAGTCGAAAAGCCACCCGTGTATAAGCCACCGGTTGAAAAACCTCCAATTTACAAACCACCTGTATACCAGCCCCCGGTTGAAAATCCCCCAATTTACAAACCACCTATAGAAAAGCCACCAGTGTACAAGCCTCCAGTTGAAAAGCCACCCATTTATAAACCTCCTCCGGTTGAAGAGCCTCCTATTTATAAGCCTCCCTTTGAGAAACCACCAATTTACAAACCTCCATATGAACATCCACCAATATACAAACCACCATTTGAGGAGCCTCCATTTGAAAAGCCACCATTCGAAGAGCCACCAGTTTACAAGCCTCCATTTGAGGAGCCACCAGTTTACAAGCCTCCATTCGAAAAACCTCCTCACTATCCAAACTACCCTCCTGCAGATGATGCTACTCGTTTCTAG
- the LOC127108102 gene encoding repetitive proline-rich cell wall protein 2 isoform X30 yields the protein MASISFLGLFLFALFIIPRGFANYYKPPEYNPPVEKPPVYQPPVYKPPFEKPPIYHPPVEIPPIYKPPVEIPPIYKPPYENPPIYKPPIEQPPVYKPPVEKPPVYKPPVEEPPVYKPPVEKPPIYKPPVEQPPIYKPPVEKPPVYKPPVEKPPVYKPPVEKPPVYKPPVEKPPVYKPPVEKPPVYKPPVEKPPVYKPPVEKPPVYKPPVEKPPVYKPPVEKPPIYKPPVEKPPVYKPPVEKPPVYKPPVEKPPIYKPPVYQPPVENPPIYKPPIEKPPVYKPPVEKPPIYKPPPVEEPPIYKPPFEKPPIYKPPYEHPPIYKPPFEEPPFEKPPFEEPPVYKPPFEEPPVYKPPFEKPPHYPNYPPADDATRF from the exons ATGGCTTCTATAAGCTTCTTAGGGTTGTTCCTTTTTGCTTTGTTTATCATCCCTCGTGGTTTTGCCAACTACTATAAACCTCCTGAGTATAATCCACCGGTTGAAAAACCTCCAGTTTATCAACCACCGGTATATAAGCCGCCGTTTGAGAAGCCGCCAATTTATCATCCGCCAGTAGAGATACCGCCAATATACAAACCACCAGTAGAGATACCTCCGATTTATAAGCCACCATATGAAAACCCTCCGATTTATAAGCCACCAATTGAGCAACCTCCAGTGTACAAGCCACCCGTAGAGAAGCCACCTGTGTACAAACCACCAGTAGAGGAACCTCCGGTTTACAAACCGCCAGTCGAGAAGCCTCCAATTTACAAACCACCGGTTGAGCAACCACCTATATACAAACCACCAGTTGAGAAGCCTCCAGTTTACAAACCACCAGTTGAGAAGCCTCCGGTTTACAAACCACCAGTTGAGAAGCCTCCAGTTTACAAGCCACCAGTTGAGAAGCCTCCGGTTTACAAACCACCAGTTGAGAAGC CACCTGTATACAAACCAC CAGTTGAGAAGCCTCCAGTTTACAAACCTCCAGTAGAAAAACCACCTGTTTACAAGCCACCAGTAGAGAAGCCTCCAGTTTATAAGCCACCAGTAGAGAAACCACCTATCTATAAGCCACCAGTAGAAAAGCCTCCTGTCTACAAGCCACCAGTCGAAAAGCCACCCGTGTATAAGCCACCGGTTGAAAAACCTCCAATTTACAAACCACCTGTATACCAGCCCCCGGTTGAAAATCCCCCAATTTACAAACCACCTATAGAAAAGCCACCAGTGTACAAGCCTCCAGTTGAAAAGCCACCCATTTATAAACCTCCTCCGGTTGAAGAGCCTCCTATTTATAAGCCTCCCTTTGAGAAACCACCAATTTACAAACCTCCATATGAACATCCACCAATATACAAACCACCATTTGAGGAGCCTCCATTTGAAAAGCCACCATTCGAAGAGCCACCAGTTTACAAGCCTCCATTTGAGGAGCCACCAGTTTACAAGCCTCCATTCGAAAAACCTCCTCACTATCCAAACTACCCTCCTGCAGATGATGCTACTCGTTTCTAG
- the LOC127108102 gene encoding repetitive proline-rich cell wall protein 2 isoform X8 has product MASISFLGLFLFALFIIPRGFANYYKPPEYNPPVEKPPVYQPPVYKPPFEKPPIYHPPVEIPPIYKPPVEIPPIYKPPYENPPIYKPPIEQPPVYKPPVEKPPVYKPPVEEPPVYKPPVEKPPIYKPPVEQPPIYKPPVEKPPVYKPPVEKPPVYKPPVEKPPVYKPPVEKPPVYKPPVEKPPVYKPPVEKPPVYKPPVEKPPVYKPPVEQPPVYKPPVEKPPVYKPPVEKPPVYKPPVEKPPVYKPPVEKPPIYKPPVEKPPVYKPPVEKPPVYKPPVEKPPIYKPPVYQPPVENPPIYKPPIEKPPVYKPPVEKPPIYKPPPVEEPPIYKPPFEKPPIYKPPYEHPPIYKPPFEEPPFEKPPFEEPPVYKPPFEEPPVYKPPFEKPPHYPNYPPADDATRF; this is encoded by the exons ATGGCTTCTATAAGCTTCTTAGGGTTGTTCCTTTTTGCTTTGTTTATCATCCCTCGTGGTTTTGCCAACTACTATAAACCTCCTGAGTATAATCCACCGGTTGAAAAACCTCCAGTTTATCAACCACCGGTATATAAGCCGCCGTTTGAGAAGCCGCCAATTTATCATCCGCCAGTAGAGATACCGCCAATATACAAACCACCAGTAGAGATACCTCCGATTTATAAGCCACCATATGAAAACCCTCCGATTTATAAGCCACCAATTGAGCAACCTCCAGTGTACAAGCCACCCGTAGAGAAGCCACCTGTGTACAAACCACCAGTAGAGGAACCTCCGGTTTACAAACCGCCAGTCGAGAAGCCTCCAATTTACAAACCACCGGTTGAGCAACCACCTATATACAAACCACCAGTTGAGAAGCCTCCAGTTTACAAACCACCAGTTGAGAAGCCTCCGGTTTACAAACCACCAGTTGAGAAGCCTCCAGTTTACAAGCCACCAGTTGAGAAGCCTCCGGTTTACAAACCACCAGTTGAGAAGC CACCTGTATACAAACCACCTGTTGAGAAGCCTCCAGTTTACAAGCCACCAGTCGAAAAACCACCGGTTTATAAGCCACCAGTTGAGCAACCACCTGTATATAAACCACCAGTTGAGAAGCCTCCAGTTTACAAACCTCCAGTAGAAAAACCACCTGTTTACAAGCCACCAGTAGAGAAGCCTCCAGTTTATAAGCCACCAGTAGAGAAACCACCTATCTATAAGCCACCAGTAGAAAAGCCTCCTGTCTACAAGCCACCAGTCGAAAAGCCACCCGTGTATAAGCCACCGGTTGAAAAACCTCCAATTTACAAACCACCTGTATACCAGCCCCCGGTTGAAAATCCCCCAATTTACAAACCACCTATAGAAAAGCCACCAGTGTACAAGCCTCCAGTTGAAAAGCCACCCATTTATAAACCTCCTCCGGTTGAAGAGCCTCCTATTTATAAGCCTCCCTTTGAGAAACCACCAATTTACAAACCTCCATATGAACATCCACCAATATACAAACCACCATTTGAGGAGCCTCCATTTGAAAAGCCACCATTCGAAGAGCCACCAGTTTACAAGCCTCCATTTGAGGAGCCACCAGTTTACAAGCCTCCATTCGAAAAACCTCCTCACTATCCAAACTACCCTCCTGCAGATGATGCTACTCGTTTCTAG
- the LOC127108102 gene encoding repetitive proline-rich cell wall protein 2 isoform X23 yields MASISFLGLFLFALFIIPRGFANYYKPPEYNPPVEKPPVYQPPVYKPPFEKPPIYHPPVEIPPIYKPPVEIPPIYKPPYENPPIYKPPIEQPPVYKPPVEKPPVYKPPVEEPPVYKPPVEKPPIYKPPVEQPPIYKPPVEKPPVYKPPVEKPPVYKPPVEKPPVYKPPVEKPPVYKPPVEKPPVYKPPVEKPPVYKPPVEKPPVYKPPVEKPPVYKPPVEKPPVYKPPVEKPPIYKPPVEKPPVYKPPVEKPPVYKPPVEKPPIYKPPVYQPPVENPPIYKPPIEKPPVYKPPVEKPPIYKPPPVEEPPIYKPPFEKPPIYKPPYEHPPIYKPPFEEPPFEKPPFEEPPVYKPPFEEPPVYKPPFEKPPHYPNYPPADDATRF; encoded by the exons ATGGCTTCTATAAGCTTCTTAGGGTTGTTCCTTTTTGCTTTGTTTATCATCCCTCGTGGTTTTGCCAACTACTATAAACCTCCTGAGTATAATCCACCGGTTGAAAAACCTCCAGTTTATCAACCACCGGTATATAAGCCGCCGTTTGAGAAGCCGCCAATTTATCATCCGCCAGTAGAGATACCGCCAATATACAAACCACCAGTAGAGATACCTCCGATTTATAAGCCACCATATGAAAACCCTCCGATTTATAAGCCACCAATTGAGCAACCTCCAGTGTACAAGCCACCCGTAGAGAAGCCACCTGTGTACAAACCACCAGTAGAGGAACCTCCGGTTTACAAACCGCCAGTCGAGAAGCCTCCAATTTACAAACCACCGGTTGAGCAACCACCTATATACAAACCACCAGTTGAGAAGCCTCCAGTTTACAAACCACCAGTTGAGAAGCCTCCGGTTTACAAACCACCAGTTGAGAAGCCTCCAGTTTACAAGCCACCAGTTGAGAAGCCTCCGGTTTACAAACCACCAGTTGAGAAGC CACCTGTATACAAACCACCAGTTGAGAAGC CACCTGTATACAAACCAC CAGTTGAGAAGCCTCCAGTTTACAAACCTCCAGTAGAAAAACCACCTGTTTACAAGCCACCAGTAGAGAAGCCTCCAGTTTATAAGCCACCAGTAGAGAAACCACCTATCTATAAGCCACCAGTAGAAAAGCCTCCTGTCTACAAGCCACCAGTCGAAAAGCCACCCGTGTATAAGCCACCGGTTGAAAAACCTCCAATTTACAAACCACCTGTATACCAGCCCCCGGTTGAAAATCCCCCAATTTACAAACCACCTATAGAAAAGCCACCAGTGTACAAGCCTCCAGTTGAAAAGCCACCCATTTATAAACCTCCTCCGGTTGAAGAGCCTCCTATTTATAAGCCTCCCTTTGAGAAACCACCAATTTACAAACCTCCATATGAACATCCACCAATATACAAACCACCATTTGAGGAGCCTCCATTTGAAAAGCCACCATTCGAAGAGCCACCAGTTTACAAGCCTCCATTTGAGGAGCCACCAGTTTACAAGCCTCCATTCGAAAAACCTCCTCACTATCCAAACTACCCTCCTGCAGATGATGCTACTCGTTTCTAG
- the LOC127108102 gene encoding repetitive proline-rich cell wall protein 2 isoform X17 codes for MASISFLGLFLFALFIIPRGFANYYKPPEYNPPVEKPPVYQPPVYKPPFEKPPIYHPPVEIPPIYKPPVEIPPIYKPPYENPPIYKPPIEQPPVYKPPVEKPPVYKPPVEEPPVYKPPVEKPPIYKPPVEQPPIYKPPVEKPPVYKPPVEKPPVYKPPVEKPPVYKPPVEKPPVYKPPVEKPPVYKPPVEKPPVYKPPVEKPPVYKPPVEKPPVYKPPVEKPPVYKPPVEKPPVYKPPVEKPPIYKPPVEKPPVYKPPVEKPPVYKPPVEKPPIYKPPVYQPPVENPPIYKPPIEKPPVYKPPVEKPPIYKPPPVEEPPIYKPPFEKPPIYKPPYEHPPIYKPPFEEPPFEKPPFEEPPVYKPPFEEPPVYKPPFEKPPHYPNYPPADDATRF; via the exons ATGGCTTCTATAAGCTTCTTAGGGTTGTTCCTTTTTGCTTTGTTTATCATCCCTCGTGGTTTTGCCAACTACTATAAACCTCCTGAGTATAATCCACCGGTTGAAAAACCTCCAGTTTATCAACCACCGGTATATAAGCCGCCGTTTGAGAAGCCGCCAATTTATCATCCGCCAGTAGAGATACCGCCAATATACAAACCACCAGTAGAGATACCTCCGATTTATAAGCCACCATATGAAAACCCTCCGATTTATAAGCCACCAATTGAGCAACCTCCAGTGTACAAGCCACCCGTAGAGAAGCCACCTGTGTACAAACCACCAGTAGAGGAACCTCCGGTTTACAAACCGCCAGTCGAGAAGCCTCCAATTTACAAACCACCGGTTGAGCAACCACCTATATACAAACCACCAGTTGAGAAGCCTCCAGTTTACAAACCACCAGTTGAGAAGCCTCCGGTTTACAAACCACCAGTTGAGAAGCCTCCAGTTTACAAGCCACCAGTTGAGAAGCCTCCGGTTTACAAACCACCAGTTGAGAAGC CACCTGTATACAAACCACCAGTTGAGAAGCCTCCAGTTTACAAACCACCAGTTGAGAAGC CACCTGTATATAAACCACCAGTTGAGAAGCCTCCAGTTTACAAACCTCCAGTAGAAAAACCACCTGTTTACAAGCCACCAGTAGAGAAGCCTCCAGTTTATAAGCCACCAGTAGAGAAACCACCTATCTATAAGCCACCAGTAGAAAAGCCTCCTGTCTACAAGCCACCAGTCGAAAAGCCACCCGTGTATAAGCCACCGGTTGAAAAACCTCCAATTTACAAACCACCTGTATACCAGCCCCCGGTTGAAAATCCCCCAATTTACAAACCACCTATAGAAAAGCCACCAGTGTACAAGCCTCCAGTTGAAAAGCCACCCATTTATAAACCTCCTCCGGTTGAAGAGCCTCCTATTTATAAGCCTCCCTTTGAGAAACCACCAATTTACAAACCTCCATATGAACATCCACCAATATACAAACCACCATTTGAGGAGCCTCCATTTGAAAAGCCACCATTCGAAGAGCCACCAGTTTACAAGCCTCCATTTGAGGAGCCACCAGTTTACAAGCCTCCATTCGAAAAACCTCCTCACTATCCAAACTACCCTCCTGCAGATGATGCTACTCGTTTCTAG